The genomic window TGGTCGCCGGTGCCCTCAACTACCGGGGCAGCAAACACTGAAGCAGGTGAGGCCCATCGTCGCCATCTCACACCAGAAGCAGAGACTCAGGGAGACCGACCGGATCGAGGCCACACCGTCAGTCACAGCACAAACCCACGTCTTTCTGTCTCCAGATTGCTGCTAAATAGAACATCATTTATTCTTTGTAGCGActgcattttatttctaatatagaGTTACCATAATCTATCTGACTGGCATTTGAGTTCTTGGCAATTTTTCACTACTGCAGAGAGCTGCAATGACATCTTCGTACACTCTGCCCACTTCTACAAGCATTTCCATAACCCAGGTCCCCAGACTGAGACTGTGGGGTCCACACAGTTTAAGTTTGGCTACTACCACATTTTCATCTAAACAGGGAGCACCAATTTACCGGCCCCTCCTCCCAAGGTACGAGAGGACCCGTTTTCTGCACTGTGTTCAACTTTAAAACTCGCCAGAGACTGTGTTAGGGGTTTCTGGAACAATATCTGAAGGTTTCTTGTAACCGCACAGGGTTTCTTGTGACAGAACCTACCTTCTCCTCAATGGCTACCGAAAACGTTTTGAgagccagccccgatggcctagtggttatagTTCAGggctcaccacttcagcagcccaggttcacttcccagtcgtggagccacaccacccgtctgtcagtagccctGCTGTGGCTGCGGCTCACACAGAAgcagaaggacccacatctaggatatacagccgtatactggggctttggggaggaaaagaagtttTGATTTTGGCGACTTTTTAAAGGCTTCTGCAGTCCATGCCTCTGGGAGCAAGGTTCAGCTCCCCGTGTCCAGCGAGTCCACAGGAACCCAGGCAGTCAGGTCTGAACTACACCAGGCTGTCAATGCAGAGAAAACGGGGAGGGGTGGTAAAGTGCACCCCAAGGTCAGTTTCTCCATCACTCACTGGGAAACCAGCTGCCACCTCAGCTCCAAGTATGAGCTTCTTTCCGGGttgtttcctaaaataaaaatgacaaccaGCTTGGGAGGAACTTTTCATCAAGCagaacagagaaacagaatagGCTAGACGATTTGGTGAAATTATCCAGTCCACTCCCACCATTTatcagataaggaaatggagaccCAGAGATGTTGAGTGACtaattcaaggtcacacagaaaagcaggaaaagcagTGGCAGAACGGTATGCCAACCTCTAGCTGAGTGCTCTTTATATTACAGCAGGGTGCGCCCATGATCTCCATCGACAGTCCCTCTAAGTCTGCCTTTCTTCAATCTCCGTTGCTCTTGAAAACGATGGGAAAGTTAGGTTTCTTAAGAAGGGATATCTGAACAAAAATCATGGGAACATATCTATGTGCCTTTGCGCATGCTGTTCTCGCTTCCTTGGATTCCCTTCTCTGCCTACCTGTTTGaactcctcctcatccttcaaaacccaaaAGAATTGCTTTGTTCAGTAAAAACACTCCCCAACACCCCAGGGCAGCTGGTGCTTGCCTCCTCCCTGTTCTCAGGCCCTCACCTTGCCCTGGGCGCTCAGAACACTTTACAGTGACACTGGTCCTATGGGTCTTCTCCACAAGACTGAAAATTCCTTGAACACATAGATGCATCAAATTCACCTCTGCAACCCCAGCACACACCTTAAACCCTGAAGGGATGGACTCTGGACCATAAACTCCACGAGGGAGGGAGTTTACCAGCCTAGCCCGGCTGCTGGCTCACAGCATGAACTCCAGAAGGGCTTGTTGCTGCTGGAGGAATCTGTACAGGGAAGCCTTGCAGAATGAGGAGATCCTAATCCTGGGCCATGGAGCTTTCGACACACACTCCCTGGAGGTGCCAAGCAGGTCAGGCTGACAAATGAGTGGGCATTAACAGCACAAAAGAGCCTCATGTGTGTACAGGCCTCCGGGGCTACACGGCACTTTCAAAGACGACCTTGCCGGAGTGAACTCTGTAAGCGCTCTTCAGCGTTATTTCCGTGGGCTTACCCCTTCTCCTTCTGCCAAGAAAACTGCTCCCGAATCTGGCTGATCCAGACCTCAGGACTCTAAGACGCGGGTATGGAGGGAAGAGTAAAGCAAGCTAAGAAATGTATGACTGAACACGTTTAGTTTACAGGATTTAGGAGAAAAAATCAGAGTAACTACAGCTATGGAACAGCCTCTATATAACGAGTAGCTCAAGACAGAATTACCCTACTTTCATAAAGTGGGCTGAGCTTTACTGGTTCCGGACTTTCTTAAGGGTTTTAGAAAGGAACACACGAAATGCCGGAATGTGGGATTTCATTATCTCCAGTTTACTTAATTTGCTTGTTTACATACAATCTGTGTGCACATAACAGTGGCAAGAGCCATTCTCTAAACACAATCTGGTATTCAGACGATGACAGATGCACGTGGAAAACGAGGCGTCAGTGAATAAACCTCTCAACGTGGAGAGGGAAACAAGCACGGCAGTATTCTGTGGTCACAGAAGCCCTCAAAAGCCTCTTGTTCAGCACCTGGGACAACAGACACTcttcaaaacacaaaacaagcCTGTTTCAACGGGAGACCCAGACCCCAAACGGCACTCAAAAGAAGGTGTTAGTTTCCCTGCCTTCTCCAGAGGAGTCAAAAATTTCTAAAGGCTTAGTCGAGAAAAACAGGCGGAGGATTATGGCCTGCTAAGCACATGTGCTGGGCACTTCACATGCATAGTTTCCCTCAATCCTAACAGGATCACCTCCGTTTTACAGAGGGGGAAAATGAAGCTTGCCCAGGGTCAGACAGCTCTCAGTCGTGAGGCCATGACTTGAGCCCACATCTCACGAGAGCCTAAGCCCAAACTCTTTGAGCTGCGCCATGCTGTCCCACGCAGGGAGAGAGTGCACGCTCCCAAGAAAGAGGCAAGGGGGCCAGGACGGAACCGGCAATGGTGGAAGACAGTCAACACGCAAGGCTTGCTACCCGACACTCCACAGAGTTCCTTCACCGCTGAGCCTGATTCAGACCTGCAGGAGAGAGACGTCTGGAGACTTAAGTGTGACGAATGAACTTCTGAAGCCACCCTGTGCCTGTTGCCTTTTGGTGCTGAACCTGAAGCTTAAGAGAGATGTCAATCCCTTCAACAAGCCCCACCACCTACCCCAGCCCCACTGCCACCCCCAGTTTAGGGATGTAAACTCCAGAGGGGACAAAAGTCCCCATGGGGCCTGTCCCATCTTGCCAGTGCTCCCAAAGCACCATGGCGACACCTCTGCACTCTCACCGCAGGTGTTTCTGCACTTTGGGTACCACATATCACATCTCACGTTTTGATCAATACAAGTCAACCCACAGCCTGACAGGATACGAActacatattttaaatacatctttACATGAAATACAATTTACCCTGAAGATTTTCCGACCCCAAGCTCCTAACAGCCTAAGCTTGAGTTAAGCCAGTCAAGTGTAGTGCTTATCAGCTAATGCTATTATCAGGCTTGACTGGGGGGAGGGACATCAAAGAAGTTTCCAGGATGATTATCCAAAATGCAAGGGGCTTGGTTTGAAAGGCTTACTGAGacagctgggagaggggaggggtaTCTTAACAGGGAGCATGTAACCACGCCTTTGTGGTGGGAGGTGACAGGATTTCTAACCCTTCCCAGCACACTCACAGTGAAGGCCACAGAAGGACAAGGATGGAAACTGAGAGGAGctgcaagagaaacaaaaggtcGATTTCAAGGTCAGTTGAAGAGGCCCAGGTCTGGTTTGGTTTTCTTGGTGGTAGAGAGTGAAGCCAAAGTCATGCCACCATTTAATAAGGACATTTTTGCAAACAGCTTGGCTTCTTGCCATCAGAGGCAATGGAAGATATTTTCCTTCACTTCTGACTTAACCACAATCTTGTGCAAAAGGTAACAATGCCTTGGGCCACGGCAGACTGATCAGTGTCCTTGTCGTATGACTCTGAGGCACTGTTGAGTCTATGCCACCAATGTGTGGTCAGGAAAGTTTCAGTGCAAACAGACATTTTGCAAAATTACTCTGACTCAGCTTAAGATTCATCaagttattattaaaatgtccgcTTTCCAGCTTTACTCTTAACAGAGAAACAGCCCCATGAGGTGGAATTGAATACTATAAGCCaagacattggtttataaaaagtaaattagTGTTCTAAAAAAAACTCAAAGCACTCTATACACGTACCAAAGTGCAGCCCTGGAGTTGGgagttattttcagttttgttgacAAAGAACAAATGCCATAGTTGTTATTAAAAACCATAAAgcattcactaagaaaaaaggtaACATTATTGCTCCAAAAGTCAACATAGAATAGACAACACGGATAGAAAATTATCAATGTTCCTTAGATAAAAATCATCCAGTACTGAGAGGCAGAGACACTCCAGGTTAACAGTTTTGGGAGCTAATCACGAGCCAGCTGGAAGATTTAACATTCCACGGATGAAACAAACACTACAACCAGAGAGTGTCTTTCAGGTGGCTGGCTGTTTTATAGAGAACCCTGCTGGAAATAAATGCTTATGCAAAATTGACCAGAGAGAAATACTGGTAAATAACAGCATAAACAGCCGTTAAACAGAAGACATCTAGGAGTCAGGGAGAATGATGGCAGCAGAGGAGTCCTAAGGCCCTGGCCTCCCCTCCGGCCACACAACAGAGGCCTTCCTGACTCTGTCCTCTCGCCGAGCTTCAGCTCTGCCCTCCAGGGACAAAAGGGACGGTCTAGATTAAGGTCAAGTCTTGCCAGGGATGCAAAGTGCCTGCTTGGAAATGGTGGTGCTTGTGACACAGGGTCACGTCGCCAAGAAGTCTGGAGACTGAACTCCCTCCTCGGACTCCACCGTCACCCCCTAAAACTGCCTGACGAGCTTCCTCTCTGAAGTAGGACCAATAATTTAGTCaaataactaagaaaaataaatgagaatagatTAGTCACTGACCTGCTATCAccccttttgtttctcttttattccttgtAACTGTCTCGCTTCAAATTCAAACTACAGCTCTGGGGAGGCAGTCCTGGGGAAAAGGATTTCAGATACCAAAACCCGTATGTCCCGTACCAGCCCAGCAAACCAAACAGGGTGCCAAACACTTTCTGGGACAAGTTGTGGAAATAAACGGCCGTGCACAGAAACATCCACACCCAAATGAGAGTCAGGAAGCCCAGGGCGACCACCAGGGCGGTGATGGCGGCGTGGAGGCAGTGGCTTCGGTCCGTCTTCACTTCGTGCAGCACCGCCATCTCCTCCACAATCATGAGGGCACAGAAGGTCAGCAGGAAGGAGTGGCCTGAGATGTCGAAGCCATCCCAAAAGCCCCCCTCGCCGTGGCACTGCTGCTTACTCTGGTGCTCGTTTCTGACGCCCTCCAGGGCCGGCGACTGGAAGCAGCTGCCCGTGTAGTGTTCAATGTTGGAGAAGAGGGTTGTGCACACATACCAGATGGCCGTGCCCACCAGCAGGGTGCTCAGCCGCCGCAGCACCAGGCCAGCCTTGCCCGTCAGGTGGTAGTTGGTGAGGGCAATgaaaggcaggaggaggcagaaggTCCAGGCCCAGGCCACTTTGACAAAATACCTGGCAGAGGAGGAAAGCGGAAGTGAAGACAGGAGACATGGCGGATAGGAAACAATGTCACGGCTCAGGTCTAGACTCGCAAGggagggaaaatgagaaaagcgGATAAAAGCTCCAGAAAGCAACTTCACTTACTAAGTACTTTAAACGTATCAACTATTTAATCCttaaacaactctatgaggtaggtactgttattatccccattttacagagaagaaaactgaggcacagagaggtatcGTGCCCAAAGTGGAGGACGTAAGTggcggagctgggattcaaatccagggtCTGTGATCTTAAGCACTATGCTATCTGTTCAGGAAAGTAATGATACCCGAGCATCTACCAAATGCCAGGAGCCTTCACTCACCTTCACCTTCCTACAGAACACTCACAGCTACCCTGGGAGGAAGGTATCATTTGCCCCATTTAATGGATaaagaacctgaggctcagaacaGTTCAATAACTTGCCCCGGGTCGCACTTACACAACCACAAGCACAGATGAAACCAGGGCTTGGCCAGCCCCAAAGCCCACGCTTTTCCTACACCACGGCTCTTTCCTCCACGGCAGAAATGATCTTGGAACGGAGCCTGACTTCAAGCTCAGAGACCCAGGCTCAAATCCTCACTCTGATGTGCTACCACCCTTCTctaggcctcagcttcctccgCTGTTACATAGAGCTGAGGGGaccaaatgacttttaaaatcccTTCCAGAGCCAGCGATTCACTAGTTCCCTTCCAATAATTACCACAGAGGCTTGGAACAAAATGCCAGAATCCACGGCTACCCACAAACAGCAGGGACTTGTCTGCCAGGCTGCCTGGCTCTCACTCACCCAGGCCAGATAAAGCAGCAGCTGCCTTTTCTGCCTCCCTGTGCTCACCAAAGGTGGCTGAGCCGGGGACCTGCCGTGAACACACATGCAACAGACTCGGGGCTACTACCACTCATAATCTATTCTTAGCGCAGGCTAAGAAACGAAGGTGGGCCAAGGAC from Equus asinus isolate D_3611 breed Donkey chromosome 15, EquAss-T2T_v2, whole genome shotgun sequence includes these protein-coding regions:
- the FITM2 gene encoding acyl-coenzyme A diphosphatase FITM2; the encoded protein is MEHLERCAWLLRGALVRAAVRRYLPWALAASMLAGSVLKELSPLPESYLSNKRNVLNVYFVKVAWAWTFCLLLPFIALTNYHLTGKAGLVLRRLSTLLVGTAIWYVCTTLFSNIEHYTGSCFQSPALEGVRNEHQSKQQCHGEGGFWDGFDISGHSFLLTFCALMIVEEMAVLHEVKTDRSHCLHAAITALVVALGFLTLIWVWMFLCTAVYFHNLSQKVFGTLFGLLGWYGTYGFWYLKSFSPGLPPQSCSLNLKRDSYKE